In Micromonospora sp. NBC_01813, the following are encoded in one genomic region:
- a CDS encoding DUF5679 domain-containing protein: MADQAQTYNGYCVKCKEKRDFEGTVAVSKTGMNMAKGKCPVCGTTVNRILGKAKV; encoded by the coding sequence GTGGCCGACCAGGCCCAGACCTACAACGGTTACTGCGTGAAGTGCAAGGAAAAGCGCGACTTCGAGGGCACCGTCGCGGTGTCGAAGACCGGGATGAACATGGCCAAGGGCAAGTGCCCGGTCTGTGGCACGACAGTGAACCGGATCTTGGGCAAGGCCAAGGTCTGA